A DNA window from Monomorium pharaonis isolate MP-MQ-018 unplaced genomic scaffold, ASM1337386v2 scaffold_212, whole genome shotgun sequence contains the following coding sequences:
- the LOC105834141 gene encoding fatty acid synthase-like isoform X2: protein MDDKKICKSWDGIDSGEEIIISGISGRFPDSDNMNKLRENLFNKVDLVKANHDRWKEDFVPDVSSRMGTVNNVKKFDTNFFDLSFTQAHTLSAESRLLMEHCYEAIIDAGINPKQLRGKNTAVITGTCYIELQKEFPYKKAQLSGLNIIGCNYSTTANMISYYLDLKGPSHMVDSACSSSLYAMALGYNYIMSGICEDAIIGIANLCFSPAISQQYRNLGVLSPNGYCRPFDSAANGFTRAETTAVIYLQKAKNAKRIYAICPYIKINSDGYKQEGITYPSLSMQSTLLTEFYNECGISTSCLDYIEAHGTGTKVGDPQEIGAIQNVLCKNRETPLMIGSVKSNLGHAEPASGLTQIAKVIIAFESGFVPPNTNYTTPRNDIDALMNGTVCVVQEPIPLKNGYIGINSFGFGGANAHTLLKWNHKQKINNGLPNDNLPRLVILSGRTEESVKLFLNDVVNHPIDKEYVRLLHDIHADNIEGHPWRGFIILNNQQQESIKEIQNCASEGMKRPVWFIFSALGTQWPGMGKNLLQFQVFANTIRKCDIILKPYGISVTNILTRTDEKLCENALYAFLGIVAIQIGLVDLLTSLGITPDYMISHSAGELGCAYADKCLTIEQTILSAYFIGLACVEDKIIRSSMALVSLNYTSLKNMCPADIKITCRNSGNSSVVCGPTESVKKFMKKLQHNNIHVKDIYCNVPYHSSYLASVKTQLLLNLNNVIPRPKKRSPTWISSSISRTEWFTSASSLSSADYHTNSILNTVLFEQTTQLIPSNAVTIEVAPDSVLQNVLKRSLDTKIAYVVLNKRTEQNIEVLLQGIGKLYNYGLQPQIANLYPPVEFPVSRGTPMISPSIRWNHSEDWFISDCKIDKYVERERYIEIALKDVEYEYLVGHVIDGKNLLPATGYLVLVWQTIGMMKGLMFSTVPIIFRDVKFIRATHLTKNNYVTLKIAIQEDGKFEITESDSVVVTGTAYDTSNPEQEMTSTDFLLENYDEEEQMTTRDIYKELKLRGYQYSGWFRGIKSASVSGNKGHIVWKNWITFMDTMLQMSLIGYDTRDLYVPTSIRRLVINPELHISMLRNNADYVKDTRLPVQIYRDIDTIIAGGIEIQGLKAAQISRRKLTQQTVIEQHIFIPHQDRAEISLNEAIRISAQLVLEDHQITKVKAIELVEDVDDVTLEYLSSSLLIEAFEDIPLIQTNVTLLTSPNRFSSEDLLQNILISDINKPIVNDKVLIVAGFNLLSKHQASLERLLPFLKEGGYLLTREMCDIYDYSKYQQQHKLNLILEKRTDKEMIVLMKKKVYVKKQIVVHISNNNFNWLDDLKPLVSDESKLEEDSRIIIVGEGDSECGLLGFVNCLRKEPGGEFVRGVLIQDKEAPKFSLQDPFYLQQLEKDTTINVLRSDRIWGSYRHLRLPQQKAEPVSTAHVSQTIRGNLSTFCWMENNRSIEFPMEDLVSVVYSSLNFRDVMFATGKLILNMALSRKRLFEYIPLGMEYVGFDATGQRVMGVNDTDCIANVIVKNKDLCWKVPDAWTFEEAATVPCVYSTVYFALYIYGKMRKGDKVLIHSGTGGIGQAAIHLALKEGCEVFTTVGTSEKRNFIKKVFPTILDEHIGNSRDTSFEQMIMRQTNGRGVDIVLNSLAEEKLIASVRCLAQNGRFLEIGKFDFVSNNPLCISAFQKGISFYGILLDNIFIGDHKYKSILRKMITDNLKNGTIKPIQVKVFPKTDIEEAFRYMASGKHMGKIIINIQERNKPLDEPIIAYRRYYCLRNKSYIILGGLGGFGLELTDWLIFRGARNIVLVSRTGVKNGYQRMKIRLWESYGVNVLIIKHINVADSEDCEYLLRTAENKAPVDAIFNLGVVLKDNVLKNQTAETFAESFQSKARATQILDKLSRKLCSKLRHFVVFSSVSCGRGNAGQTNYGMANSVMERVCEKRAEEGLPGLAIQWGAVGDVGLVADMQENEKELIIGGTLQQKISCCLNELDKFLLQSQPIVSSMVVAEKKTGSIGHGTPTEVIVDILDIKDMNVVSQNTSLAELGMDSMMAVEIKQTLEREFDIFLTPQEIYHLTFAKLDKMSNANINNYDKQHENNLNADKEAYVIKLPVSIIKDEDFISEVCCNLSTKNQNTTTEVFLIPGIDGCGTVFHHLATDIKFSATSLHYNTNNIDAKEIVDITDRIINIIMELENCNTWEERYDIFARSFLVMNTSLSPANLKTLCTTVYKHLSAIRHYNPSTLPPINSPITLLKSTQPLNIPMTDKDYGLHKVTQNIVQVHYVNGTHVTILRNKKVSAAINGESPFII from the exons atggatgataaaaaaatatgtaaatcatGGGACGGTATTGACTCCGGTGAAGAGATCATAATTTCTGGCATTAGCGGCAGATTTCCAGATTCAGACAATATGAATAAGTTACGagaaaatctatttaataaagttgacCTTGTTAAAGCAAATCATGATCGATGGAAAGAag attttgttCCGGATGTATCAAGCCGTATGGGAACAGTTAACAATGTAAAGAAATTTGATACAAATTTCTTCGATTTATCTTTCACTCAAGCCCACACACTCTCGGCTGAATCAAGACTGTTAATGGAACATTGTTACGAAGCAATTATCGATGCAGGAATCAACCCAAAGCAATTACGGGGAAAAAATACTGCTGTAATTACAGGGACATGTTATATTGAACTACAAAAGGAATTTCCATATAAAAAAGCTCAG ttAAGCGGTCTTAATATTATTGGATGTAACTACTCTACAACAGCGAACATGATTTCATATTATTTGGATCTGAAAGGACCATCACATATGGTCGATTCAGCGTGTAGTTCTAGCCTTTATGCTATGGCACTtggttataattatattatgtcaGGAATATGTGAAGACGCGATAATTGGGATTGCAAATCTATGTTTTAGTCCAGCTATAAGTCAACAATATCGTAAtcttg GTGTTTTGTCACCTAATGGTTATTGCAGACCTTTCGATTCCGCTGCAAATGGTTTTACGCGTGCTGAAACAACGGCAGTGATATACCTACAAAAAGCAAAGAATGCAAAAAGGATTTATGCTATATGtccatatattaaaataaacagcgATGGTTACAAACAAGAAGGAATAACATATCCATCGCTTTCAATGCAGAGTACTTTACTAACGGAATTTTACAATGAGTGCGGAATATCGACATCTTGCTTGGATTACATTGAAGCACATGGTACCGGAACTAAAGTTGGCGATCCTCAGGAAATTGGTGCAATTCAGAatgttttgtgtaaaaatagaGAAACTCCATTAATGATTGGCTCCGTAAAATCTAATCTTGGTCATGCCGAACCAGCAAGTGGCTTAACTCAGATTGCCaag gtaATAATAGCATTCGAAAGCGGGTTTGTTCCTCCAAATACTAACTATACAACACCACGGAATGATATAGACGCCTTAATGAATGGAACTGTTTGTGTCGTCCAAGAACCGATTCCACTTAAGAACGGTTACATAGGTATCAATTCTTTTGGTTTCGGAGGAGCTAATGCTCATACATTGTTAAAGTGGAATCACAAACAGAAAATTAACAATGGTTTACCGAATGATAACTTGCCAAGACTTGTGATATTATCTGGACGTACTGAAGAATCTGTGAAGTTGTTTCTAAACGAc GTCGTTAATCATCCAATAGATAAAGAATACGTCCGTTTATTACACGACATCCATGCAGACAATATAGAAGGTCACCCATGGAGaggatttattatacttaataatcAGCAACAAGAATCAATAAAGGAAATTCAAAATTGTGCTTCAGAAGGCATGAAGAGACCTGTTTGGTTTATATTTTCTGCTCTAGGCACACAATGGCCAGGAATGG gaaaaaatttattacaatttcaagTTTTTGCTAATACTATAAGAAAGtgcgatattattttaaaaccatATGGTATAAGTGTCACAAATATTTTGACAAGAACAGACGAAAAATTGTGCGAAAATGCTTTATATGCCTTTCTTGGTATCGTCGCCATTCag ATTGGCTTAGTAGACCTCTTGACATCCTTAGGAATTACACCGGATTACATGATTAGTCATTCCGCTGGTGAACTCGGTTGCGCCTACGCGGATAAATGTCTCACTATTGAACAAACTATTTTGTCAGCATATTTTATAGGTTTGGCATGTGTTGAAGACAAAATAATTCGTAGCTCTATGGCACTCGTCAGTCTTAATTACACAAgtctaaaaaatatgtgtccagcggatattaaaataacatgtcGCAATAGCGGGAACAGCAGCGTTGTGTGTGGACCTACAGAAtccgtaaaaaaatttatgaaaaaattacag cATAATAATATTCACGTGAAAGATATCTATTGCAACGTACCGTATCATAGTTCATATCTGGCATCCGTGAAAACTCAActtctgttaaatttaaacaatgtaATACCGCGGCCAAAGAAACGAAGTCCAACGTGGATTAGTTCTTCAATATCTCGAACGGAATGGTTCACTTCAGCGTCAAGTTTATCATCGGCGGACTATCATACAAATAGTATATTAAACACCGTTCTATTTGAACAAACCACACAACTAATTCCAAGTAATGCTGTGACTATCGAAGTTGCCCCAGACAGCGTTTTGCAAAACGTTTTGAAAAGATCATTAGACACAAAAATAGCATACGTTGTACTGAATAAACGCActgaacaaaatattgaagTGCTTTTACAAGGAATTGGGAAGCTCTACAATTATGGTTTACAACCGCAAATCGCCAATCTGTACCCACCAGTGGAATTTCCAGTTAGCCGAGGAACTCCTATGATCTCTCCATCAATCAG ATGGAATCATTCCGAAGATTGGTTTATATCGGACTGTAAAATAGATAAGTAcgtagaaagagaaagatacatCGAAATTGCTCTGAAAGATGTGGAGTACGAATATTTGGTCGGTCACGTAATAGATGGGAAAAATTTGCTGCCCGCAACAGGTTATCTTGTACTTGTTTGGCAAACTATTGGCATGATGAAAGGATTAATGTTCTCAACAGTACCGATAATATTTCgagatgtaaaatttattcgtgCTACtcatttgacaaaaaataattatgtaacattaaagATTGCGATACAAGAAg atggGAAGTTTGAAATAACCGAAAGTGATAGCGTTGTAGTAACAGGCACAGCATACGACACATCAAATCCAGAACAAGAAATGACTTCGACcgattttttattagagaatTATGATGAAGAAGAACAAATGACGACCCGAGATATCTACAAGGAGTTGAAACTCCGCGGTTATCAGTATAGCGGTTGGTTTCGTGGAATAAAGAGTGCATCCGTTTCAGGCAATAAAGGACATATCGTTTGGAAAAATTGGATAACGTTTATGGATACCATGCTACAAATGAGTCTGATTGGATACGATACTAGGGATTTGTATGTTCCTACGAGTATTCGAAGACTGGTGATTAATCCTGAACTTCATATTTCGATGCTACGAAATAATGCAGATTATGTGAAAG ATACCAGATTACCCGTACAAATATACAGAGATATAGACACCATTATAGCTGGCGGGATAGAGATACAAGGGCTTAAAGCTGCTCAGATTTCTCGTCGAAAGTTAACTCAACAGACTGTTATCGAGCAGCACATATTTATACCTCATCAAGATCGCGctgaaatttctttaaatgaaGCGATTCGGATATCAGCACAACTCGTGTTGGAAGATCATCAAATCACTAAAGTGAAAGCCATTGAGCTGGTGGAAGACGTGGACGATGTTACATTAGAATACCTTTCATCTTCATTGTTGATTGAAGCTTTCGAGGATATACCATTGATACAAACGAATGTCACTTTATTAACATCGCCGAATCGTTTCAGTTCAGAAGActtgttacaaaatattttaatctctgACATAAACAAACCAATTGTAAACGATAAAGTCTTAATAGTTGCCGGATTCAATCTTCTGTCTAAACATCAAGCTTCTTTAGAGCGACTTTTGCCATTTCTAAAAGAAGGTGGCTATCTGTTGACGCGTGAAATGTGTGACATATATGACTATAGCAAGTATCAGCAACAACACAAATTAAACCTTATTCTTGAAAAGCGCACCGATAAAGAAATGATTGTTCTTATGAAGAAGaaagtttatgtaaaaaaacaaattgttgttcatataagtaataataattttaactggtTAGATGATTTAAAGCCGCTTGTAAGCGACGAAAGCAAACTCGAGGAGGATAGTAGGATCATAATTGTTGGAGAGGGAGACTCTGAGTGTGGTCTGTTGGGTTTTGTTAACTGCTTGAGAAAAGAACCAGGTGGAGAATTTGTTAGGGGTGTGCTTATTCAAGACAAGGAGGCTCCTAAATTTTCTCTTCAAGACCCCTTCTACTTACAACAATTGGAAAAAGACACGACTATTAATGTATTACGATCTGATAGAATCTGGGGATCGTACAGACATTTACGATTACCACAACAGAAAGCCGAACCTGTTTCTACCGCTCACGTTAGCCAAACg ATTCGTGGTAATTTGAGTACATTTTGTTGGATGGAAAATAATCGATCTATTGAATTTCCTATGGAAGATTTGGTGTCTGTGGTTTACTCATCTCTGAATTTTAGAGATGTTATGTTTGCGACTggtaaattaatacttaatatgGCTCTTTCACGGAAacgattatttgaatatattccTCTTGGAATGGAATACGTTGGATTCGACGCTACCGGGCAACGAGTAATGGGAGTAAATGATACTga ttgtatAGCAAACGTTATCGTAAAGAATAAAGACTTATGTTGGAAAGTACCGGATGCGTGGACATTTGAAGAGGCTGCGACGGTTCCATGCGTTTATAGTACAGTCTACTTTGCCTTATACATTTAtggaaaaatgagaaaagGCGATAAAGTACTTATACACTCTGGTACTGGCGGCATTGGACAGGCAGCTATTCATCTCGCTCTCAAAGAAGGATGCGAAGTGTTTACTACTGTAGGCACAAGCGAGaaacgaaattttattaaaaaagtgtttCCTACAATTTTGGATGAACATATTGGAAATTCTCGAGATACCAGCTTTGAACAAATGATAATGCGACAAACGAACGGTCGTGGCGTTGACATCGTGTTAAATTCATTGGCGGAGGAAAAGCTAATTGCCTCCGTTCGTTGTTTGGCTCAAAACGGTCGTTTTTTGGAGATCGGAAAGTTTGATTTTGTTTCTAACAATCCTCTTTGTATTTCTGCGTTTCAGAAGGGTATAAGCTTCTatggaattttattagataatatatttattggtGATCACAAGTATAAATCCATATTACGCAAAATGATAACCGATAATCTTAAGAACGGAACCATCAAACCTATCCAAGTAAAAGTTTTTCCAAAAACAGATATTGAAGAAGCTTTTAGATACATGGCGAGTGGAAAACACATGGGAAAA attattataaatattcaggAAAGAAATAAACCTTTAGATGAGCCCATTATCGCATATCGTCGTTATTATTGCCTCAGGaacaaaagttatattatattgggTGGTTTGGGTGGATTTGGTTTAGAGTTAACAGATTGGCTAATATTTCGTGGTGCCAGAAACATAGTATTGGTTTCACGAACTGGAGTAAAAAACGGTTATCAACGCATGAAGATTCGACTATGGGAATCGTATGGTGTAAATGTGTTAATTATCAAGCATATCAATGTCGCTGATTCCGAAGATTGTGAATACCTCTTGCGAACTGCGGAAAACAAAGCACCAGTGGACGCGATATTCAACCTCGGTGTGGTGTTGAAGGATAACGTTTTAAAGAATCAAACCGCAGAGACATTTGCAGAGTCCTTTCAGTCGAAAGCTCGTGCAACACAAATTTTGGATAAACTTTCCAGAAAGCTTTGCTCTAAACTGAGACATTTCGTAGTGTTCTCTTCCGTTTCCTGTGGTAGAGGCAATGCTGGACAAACAAATTATGGCATGGCTAACTCTGTTATGGAAAGAGTGTGTGAAAAGAGAGCGGAGGAAGGATTACCCGGATTGGCAATTCAATGGGGCGCTGTAGGTGACGTGGGTCTCGTCGCTGATATGCAGGAGAATGAGAAGGAATTGATTATTGGTGGTACcttacaacaaaaaatatcatgttGCCTCAATGAACTTGATAAGTTTTTACTTCAAAGCCAGCCTATTGTTAGCAGTATGGTAGTGGCAGAAAAGAAAACAGGATCTATCGGACATGGAACTCCGACGGAAGTTATCGTCGATATTTTAG atATAAAAGACATGAACGTTGTAAGTCAAAATACGTCTCTGGCTGAACTTGGAATGGACTCCATGATGGCTGTTGAAATCAAACAAACTTTGGAACGAGAGTTTGACATTTTTCTTACTCCACAAGAGATATATCATCTCACATTTGCGAAACTTGATAAGATGTCCAATGCAAAcatcaataattatgataaGCAGCATGAGAATAATCTTAATGCAGATAAAGAGGCCTATGTGATAAAATTGCCAGttagtattataaaagacGAAGATTTTATTTCAGAGGTCTGTTGCAATCTCTCGACTAAAAATCAGAATACTACGACTGAAGTGTTTCTTATCCCGGGAATCGACGGTTGTGGAACGGTATTTCATCATTTAGCtacagatattaaattttccgcAACGTCTTTgcattataatacaaataacatCGATGCTAAAGAAATCGTGGACATAACTGATCGTATCATCAAT attataatGGAACTGGAGAATTGTAATACCTGGGAAGAGCGATACGATATTTTCGCAAGATCGTTTTTAGTTATGAATACCTCACTATCCCCAGCAAATTTAAAGACTCTGTGTACCACAGTTTACAAACATTTATCCGCTATTCGGCACTACAATCCTTCTACGTTGCCACCCATTAATTCTCCTATAACCTTGTTAAAATCTACACAACCATTGAATATACCAATGACGGATAAAGATTATGGTTTGCATAAG GTAACTCAAAATATAGTTCAAGTACATTACGTCAACGGTACTCATGTGACAATATTGAGAAACAAAAAGGTGTCGGCTGCAATTAACGGGGAATcaccttttattatttaa